One region of Triticum aestivum cultivar Chinese Spring chromosome 6B, IWGSC CS RefSeq v2.1, whole genome shotgun sequence genomic DNA includes:
- the LOC123134468 gene encoding E3 ubiquitin-protein ligase ATL23-like — MARMAVSVLFLIAGVVLMLALHVLVIVWAVRRGAVLRLRGVARERDREQGEAAGLTADELGELPCQDFKAASADTTAGECAVCLEAFQGGDRCRVLPGCHHGFHAQCVDSWLRQSRWCPVCRAEVACRGKAAGALADQAATSETVAERLGGADR; from the coding sequence ATGGCGCGAATGGCGGTCTCCGTGCTCTTCCTCATCGCCGGCGTCGTGCTCATGCTCGCGCTGCACGTCCTCGTCATCGTCTGGGCGGTCCGGCGGGGCGCCGTGCTGCGGCTGCGCGGCGTGGCGCGGGAGCGGGACCGGGAGCAGGGTGAAGCGGCGGGTCTGACGGCCGACGAGCTGGGCGAGCTGCCGTGCCAGGACTTCAAGGCCGCCTCCGCGGACACGACCGCCGGCGAGTGTGCGGTGTGCCTGGAGGCGTTCCAGGGGGGCGACCGGTGCCGCGTGCTGCCGGGGTGCCACCACGGGTTCCATGCGCAGTGCGTGGACTCGTGGCTGCGGCAGAGCCGCTGGTGCCCTGTGTGCCGCGCCGAGGTGGCCTGCCGCGGCAAGGCGGCCGGTGCGCTGGCCGATCAGGCCGCCACCTCGGAGACCGTCGCTGAAAGACTGGGAGGTGCAGATCGCTAG
- the LOC123134467 gene encoding RING-H2 finger protein ATL14-like produces the protein MLVLEPNSPFVPHKRTAPPEPKHSARMVLSTVLLAAGITLMLVVHILVVLWVLRRGITARVAEHVDEDAGLTAEELGELPCHDFKEGGAGECAVCLEAFMAGDRCMVLPRCEHGFHAECVGSWLRKSRLCPICRAEVVGAVAAEVVVEVAAA, from the coding sequence aTGCTAGTCCTAGAACCAAATAGCCCCTTTGTACCTCACAAGCGTACGGCACCTCCGGAGCCAAAGCATTCAGCGCGCATGGTGCTCTCGACCGTCCTGCTCGCGGCAGGCATCACGCTGATGCTCGTTGTTCATATCCTCGTAGTCCTCTGGGTGCTGCGGCGGGGCATCACCGCCCGCGTCGCCGAGCACGTGGACGAAGACGCAGGCCTTACTGCCGAAGAGCTCGGCGAGCTGCCGTGCCACGACTTCAAAGAAGGCGGCGCCGGCGAGTGCGCGGTGTGCCTGGAGGCGTTCATGGCCGGCGACCGTTGCATGGTGCTGCCGCGGTGCGAGCACGGGTTCCACGCCGAGTGCGTCGGCTCGTGGCTGCGCAAGAGCCGCCTGTGCCCCATCTGCCGCGCCGAGGTGGTCGGCGCGGTGGCCGCCGAGGTCGTCGTGGAGGTCGCTGCAGCCTGA